One Legionella lansingensis genomic region harbors:
- a CDS encoding flavohemoglobin expression-modulating QEGLA motif protein, protein MATESDELATIQELSARLVEAQRTIRILDSIKWDDSIKQEFFAKKGNILPKIDKDYYLSKPLPFDATEKQEEFRLILRDAQNKLGQYSPVARLIKRQCEEYSRAVQMLDARGTPTFCELAMELYGSPHDAFYSGGPRLSELGTVLFDVLTALDVQLQSEADVKRYTPKQAQEILQERLSNFFEQHPGKVTVMVSDGMVADASAGADTIKLSQQAMFSDRDLTYLEVHEGWVHVGTTLNGATQPYCFFLSKGSPSSSVIQEGLAVITEVVTFSSYPGRVRKITNRVIALDKVREGANFIDIFRYFIECGLSEDDSYNHAVRVFRGSTPDGGPFTKDLAYAKGFLLIYNFMRFAISQHKINSIPLLFTGKLVLDDLPLLGELKERNLLIPPVYLPPPFRDLAALGAWMSFSLFLNKFDLAEIQKNFRFLLV, encoded by the coding sequence ATGGCCACTGAATCTGACGAGTTAGCAACCATCCAGGAATTATCTGCTCGTTTGGTAGAAGCACAGCGCACGATACGTATTTTGGATAGCATTAAGTGGGATGATTCAATCAAGCAAGAATTTTTTGCCAAGAAGGGGAATATCTTACCGAAGATAGATAAAGATTATTATCTCAGCAAGCCTCTGCCTTTTGATGCAACAGAAAAACAGGAAGAATTTCGCTTAATCTTGCGTGATGCCCAAAATAAACTTGGCCAATATTCGCCTGTGGCACGCTTAATTAAGCGTCAGTGTGAAGAGTATTCAAGGGCTGTACAGATGCTAGATGCTCGCGGTACACCTACATTCTGTGAGCTAGCCATGGAATTATATGGTAGTCCTCATGATGCTTTTTATTCTGGGGGACCACGTTTAAGCGAATTGGGTACAGTCTTGTTTGATGTGTTAACCGCACTTGATGTGCAATTGCAATCAGAGGCAGATGTCAAACGTTATACCCCAAAGCAAGCTCAGGAAATATTACAAGAACGTCTCAGCAATTTTTTCGAGCAACATCCTGGAAAAGTTACGGTTATGGTAAGTGATGGTATGGTTGCTGATGCCTCGGCTGGTGCTGATACCATTAAACTAAGCCAGCAAGCCATGTTTAGTGATCGGGATTTGACTTATCTAGAAGTTCATGAAGGTTGGGTGCATGTTGGCACTACACTTAACGGTGCTACACAACCTTATTGTTTCTTCTTGTCGAAAGGCTCACCATCAAGCAGTGTGATTCAAGAAGGATTGGCTGTTATTACTGAAGTAGTCACTTTCTCTTCTTATCCTGGTCGTGTCCGTAAGATTACTAACCGCGTTATCGCGCTTGATAAAGTTCGGGAAGGCGCAAACTTTATTGATATTTTTCGTTATTTTATTGAATGCGGTTTGAGTGAAGATGACAGCTATAATCATGCTGTTCGCGTATTTCGTGGTAGTACTCCTGATGGTGGTCCTTTTACTAAAGATTTGGCTTATGCCAAAGGCTTTCTCTTGATCTATAACTTTATGCGTTTTGCTATCAGTCAACACAAGATTAATTCCATTCCTTTACTGTTTACAGGTAAGTTGGTTCTGGATGACTTGCCTTTACTTGGTGAATTAAAGGAGCGCAATCTTTTGATCCCTCCTGTGTATTTACCCCCCCCATTTCGTGATTTGGCCGCTTTAGGCGCATGGATGAGTTTTTCACTATTCT